In Prochlorococcus marinus CUG1435, the genomic window TTTCTGGTACCTTCATTTTTTCTAAAGCTACACCTAAACCATAAGAGTGGGCAGGAAGAATAAAAAAATCTCCATCATCATCATGATGAAGGACAGTTTTTTCAAGATTATTGGGATTAAATTTTTTGGGATTCATAACCGTGCCAGGAATATGTCTAAAAATTAGAAATTCTTTTGAAGAAAGTCTTAAATCATAGCCATAAGAGGAACATCCGTAACTCAAAACTGGTTTTTGTTGATTATTAGGCTCCAGGTGTCTTACCAAATTAGATTGGAAAGGATTTATCATTCCTTCTGCTGCTTTTTGATTTATCCAGAGATCATTTTTTAGCATTGTTTTAAGAGCGTAGTTCTGTAATTTGGTTAGCCATTAATATTAGATCGTTAGGCATACTTGTTCCTGTTAGGATTACATCTCCTGATATAAATCGGTTTTCAAGTGTTGAAATCAAATCATCCTTATCGATAATCTTCATTTCAATAGCAAGAGAAATTTCATCAAGGATGATTTGATCATTTTCACCAGAAAGTAACTCTTTTTTGCAAAAATTCCATAATTCGAAAATTGATTCATGAATAGATTTTTTTAAATTTTTATTATTTTCAATTTCTTCAGAATTATATTGATCAAAGGAATGTGATGATCTTACCCAAGTTAAATTTCCACAAAGCTTTACTGAATTAGCAATCCCTTGGTTTTCTCCTCCTTTCATAAACTGTACTAAAAGTACTTTCCTACCAAAAGCAGCATTTCTTAGCGAGTCACTGATGATAGAGGAATAACTTCCTCTATGTGGAGACTGATAGATTTGTATTTGCCCGTTTTGTGTAAATCGTTTTACGTTTTTTTTGTTAACGTTACTTATTTCTAAAACATCAAGATTTCTTTTGGAATAATTGTTAGATGAGCTGATTACCATTATTTTAGATTTCTTTTCTACATGCAGTATAATTTGAATTCCATCACGCTGCATATAGTGTAATTTTACTTAAAAAAGACCATTGAAGCTTGAAAATAACGGAAAGAAGTAAATAGAGAAATTAAAAAAAATCGAAAAGTGTTACAGTTGATACAAGATATTTTAAGGTGCCTTCTTAAATTTTTTAATAGTTAATATATTTATGGTACCTCCTTCTCGCGGAATCAGCCGTTTTAGTTCGCAACAGTCTGGACAAGGTAAAATTAACTCTGTTGGAGAACGTTTCCCAATTAATAGAACTTTAATGGAAGTAATTAAAGGTCTAGAGGGCGCGAGCACAGAAATGGTTGAGAGATCTAAAACAATATTTTTTCCTGGCGATCCTGC contains:
- a CDS encoding dCTP deaminase, yielding MLKNDLWINQKAAEGMINPFQSNLVRHLEPNNQQKPVLSYGCSSYGYDLRLSSKEFLIFRHIPGTVMNPKKFNPNNLEKTVLHHDDDGDFFILPAHSYGLGVALEKMKVPENITVICIGKSTYARLGIIVNTTPAEAGWEGHLTLEFSNSSGADCRIYANEGICQLLFFEGDPCSTTYEDRKGKYQNQPEKVTLAKI
- a CDS encoding cob(I)yrinic acid a,c-diamide adenosyltransferase, whose translation is MVISSSNNYSKRNLDVLEISNVNKKNVKRFTQNGQIQIYQSPHRGSYSSIISDSLRNAAFGRKVLLVQFMKGGENQGIANSVKLCGNLTWVRSSHSFDQYNSEEIENNKNLKKSIHESIFELWNFCKKELLSGENDQIILDEISLAIEMKIIDKDDLISTLENRFISGDVILTGTSMPNDLILMANQITELRS